The Capricornis sumatraensis isolate serow.1 unplaced genomic scaffold, serow.2 scaffold1, whole genome shotgun sequence sequence CatgcttatgtattttttttcagcaatatttacctatttttggattttgtaagaactttctttttaagatgaTATATACCCTATCTCTTTATGATTAAATCCATTGAGGAAAAAATGTTACTTAATGTCAATGTGCATTCTATGATTAAAGagaatatacacacagaaaaaaatctagcTGTTTCGGTACAGGTGAGGATGTAGGAAATACTAAGTGTCAGATAatctttttctcaaatatatatgtatgtattttttcagagACGCTAAATGACTTAACAAAGAAAGACGAAGTATAAATTGCAAAGCTTTTACTGAAAATGTACTTTTTATAGCATTCATGATTTCACACCTGTGATTAACTAGCAATGATTTCAATACTTACAAACTCTTCTGCCTCTGAATTTGTGATAATGCATGAAACTAAGCTtataacattaagaaaaaacaacagcTCATCTAATCCATCTTTATATCCTTCATGACAGCAAGATGCACAATTGAGTTCTTTAAAAGGGCTAAAAGTGATTGACATAAATTCTGagcttatttttaaagctgtgtaaatgcaacatttttaagacaacatttaaaacaaaggtCACACcttatgaaaacaaaattcttaatTCAGGCTTTCTTCATTCTTAGTCATTTGGCATTCTGCtccatttaacattttatattgccCAACAAAGAGTGATTATCTTTCACTGTTTTTGGAGATGACTGAACAGATGACGGTGTTACGTGCCTACTACACAGGTGGGATCTTGCCTAAGATCAGTTTgcttaaagatattattttgctatatttttgttgaatattGGGGAGTACTTGTATGATTCAAGATGAAGTCTGTGCTATTTCTTTAAGAACTGAATGCTCTGgatatatatttgataattaaGATTTTAGACAAATATTCACCAGCATTAGGTCTATTAAACTGAAATACACTGTGGGCCTAAtatcaaataataaatacatgaagtaaacatTAAGTATCTTAAAAGAAAGACCACATGATCCTTCTTCtgtaaaaaaaacattatttgtttGAAAGTATGACCTTTCCCTCAACTATTACTTcctgaatatgaaaaagagacaaaatggGTTGAAGTAAAAACTCCAGCGTTACACTCCACAACCCTGAATGTAACTGGTGAGATCTTGGTTTTGACAATGACTTCTCCATGCCACCCTGTAGAGAAAGATGAAACAAATGGTAATAAGGTTGAAACATAGCTTCACTGTATTACCTATATTTCAAGTCCTTTGGGAAAACAACATAGTTTatcaatacatgaaataaaagctACAGACAGATCCAAGTATTGCTATTTATTACCTGGAGATATGTATACCAAGGACTTCACATCTCCCCCAAACCTTCGCTGGGGCACAGAACATCTGAGTACAAATGTTGAGTCCTGTGTAGTTCACAGCACAAATGCAAAGTGCATTCCATATttacttaatgacaaaaataatgtcAAGATATGACAAGGAATTAGTATAAGGTGGAGAATCTTAAAACCTCTAGAAATTCCCAAAAATAAATTGAGGAGTAAAAGAATAAGATTTTGAATCCGTTAAAGTAGATTGTTTCTATGTTATACACCATTTAGCATGAATCCAAAGCTGCAATTTTCAGTTCTCAGTACCATACTTTGCTCTTTGGAAATATTCTCTCACCTCTTTCATAACAATAGGATAAAACAGCTCTCTCCTTTAATACTTAACACATACCATACTCTGTAatgggaactaacatagtgttgtacatccattatatttcaaacacaaacaaacaaagcaataaaGTCCTAGAAAAAGAGGTCAAATTTGTGGTTAGGTAGAGTGAGGgaaggggaattggatgaaggcagtcaaaggtactacaaacttccagttataagataaataaatactagggatataatgtgcagcatggggcttccctggtggctcagcagtaaagaatttgcctgcaatgcaggagatacaaattcagtccctgggttaggaagatctcctggaggagggaagggcaacctgcctcagtattcttgcctggaataatcccatggacagaggaacctggcaggtaacAGTTTATtgatcacaaaagtcagacaggacttagtgactaaagagaaaaaacaaatataaagcatgataaatataattaacactgctatattttatatatgaaaagtgttaaaaagagagtaaatcctaagaattttcaccacacacaaaattttttttatttctttaattttgtatccatgtgagataatggatgttcactaaatttattgtgatacTGTTTCctgatgtaagtcaaatcattatgctatacaccttgAACTTACATAGTGctttatgtcaattacatctcaataaactgaaaggggaaaaaaaaaccacataccATGCTCTAATGCCTTGTGGATCACTGACAACCCTCTTGGCACATGCTACAGCTTGAGTGATGTCATCTTGCAGCAAAGCTGAAaaagaggtggtgagaagtgaAAATAACATTCATAGAAATGTTAAGTTTAGGCTCAGTCAGCTTTATTCTGTTAGGCTGAGGAAAGaacaactaaaataatttttaagggtCTGTTTATCTGTTGATGTTGGGGGAAACTCTTCATTCCATCCCATTTGGCATCTGTTTCTCATTTACCAAAGTCATTGGAAGCTCTGGAATTATTAATTAGCATgatagaaggttttctttttactaggaactattggaaaaaaaaaaaaagacaaacaagcaGAAACTGGTCTAGCAGGTTTTTGCTCAGCAATTCAACGCTGGAAATTgattctaaagaaataataagagatGTACTGAAAGACATGTATACAAACTGTTTCATAGCAATTAATAGAGGGCATAAATGGAACTAGCCTAAATGTTTAACAGTAAGAGTTAGGTTGATACATTATAGAGCATTTATATTGTGaaaatctattcatttttaaaaaacaataaggattggtatttgttgacaaaaataattttgtgtaataaagacaaaattgtaaagcagtgACTATAGTACAATTTCACTTTTGTTATGTGGGTACAAATGTGTATAATATAGCTTTACATTCATGTCCGGGATTGTTGTGTATTCCAAAAGAACATGTGGATACCAAAATTTCTCTATGGTCATACATGTCTGGGTAGTAAGAATTTTTATTCAATGACAACAGGTTATTCCataatacaaaattttttaaataaattaactggATACAAAAGTATATTCTTAGACTCATCTTCACTATTAGgatttgtaatatttaaaaatttagcagTATCAATTTTGCTATATTTCTCCAATATTTCAGGCactaaagattctacatgctttgggaggttcaaaaaaaaatgtaggggatatatgtgtaccaatggctgattcacactgaggtttgacaaaaaagaacaaaattctgtaaagcaattatccttcaattaaaaaataaattaattaaaaaaaattttttttaaagattccacatgctttctctattttaaaaggaaatcaatagaatACTTGTTTCACCTCAATTAAGCAAATTTAGAAATTAACTTGTTAGAATGACAATTTTTATATAGGAGCTGTGTGTTTTGGAGATTCGTTCTaaagaatttataaatgaaatgtcaTAATGTTTCTAATTCACCTTAAAATCACTCAGCAAAAAGaagtttatatacattatatatatatatatatatatatatatatatatatatacacataagtaaatatgccaaaatgttaacaactgtTAAAGTACGTGATGAGCATATTGATGCTTATTATAGTAATGTTTCTAATtgtccatatatttaaaatattttatcgtaaaaagtaaaaacaattttttaaaaataccacgtATATTCCTCCACTTTGATTAACTagtaattcttttgttttccaataaaggagggtagatttttaaaaacagaccacCCAACAAAATTATCGCTAATCCTCCCCAAACAAGGAAAGTAGAAGGAATGgcattgttttccaaagtatcaATATGTCCAGTTATGATAAAGTGATAGGTCATTCCAGCAACTCCTGTATGTTAGCAAACAGCAAACTTTTATGATTAGAAACTTAAGAAATTAGGAGGAGGAGAATAGAGTTTCTAGATATTAAAATGGAGTTTTTATAGGTCCCTGATGAACCcttcaagatttttttatttctattgaatCTTGACCTATAGGATTGTTCCAATTTCCCCATAAGAtgtttatggaaaaacctgaacgaactttttggatAACTCAATAGGTATAACCAGGTGAGTCCTGTGCCATCACTCCACATTATCTTGTCTTACCGCTGCAGGGTATATGACAGGCATTAACTGCTCCTGGGGTTTTGCCATCATTACACCACCAGTGGCTATTGATTTGAAATATCCCATAATCAGTGCTTCTGTCTCCACT is a genomic window containing:
- the LOC138072302 gene encoding lysozyme C, kidney isozyme, which codes for MKALLILGLLLLSVAVQGKVFERCELARTLKRFGMDGFRGISLANWMCLARWESSYNTQATNYNSGDRSTDYGIFQINSHWWCNDGKTPGAVNACHIPCSALLQDDITQAVACAKRVVSDPQGIRAWVAWRSHCQNQDLTSYIQGCGV